A single Pan troglodytes isolate AG18354 chromosome 19, NHGRI_mPanTro3-v2.0_pri, whole genome shotgun sequence DNA region contains:
- the LOC745935 gene encoding C-C motif chemokine 3, with product MQVSTAALAVLLCTMALCTTCDSCLFSPFSAVAADTPTACCFSYISRQIPQNFIADYFETSSQCSKPGVIFLTKRGRQVCADPSEEWVQKYVSDLELSA from the exons ATGCAGGTCTCCACTGCTGCCCTTGCCGTCCTGCTCTGCACCATGGCTCTCTGCACCAC CTGTGACTCGTGCttattctctcctttctctgcagTTGCTGCTGACACGCCGACCGCCTGCTGCTTCAGCTATATCTCCCGACAGATTCCACAGAATTTCATAGCGGACTACTTTGAGACCAGCAGCCAGTGCTCCAAGCCCGGTGTCAT CTTCCTAACCAAGAGAGGCCGGCAGGTCTGTGCTGACCCCAGTGAGGAGTGGGTCCAGAAATACGTCAGTGACCTGGAGCTAAGTGCCTGA